Proteins encoded together in one Desulfosporosinus meridiei DSM 13257 window:
- the spoVAC gene encoding stage V sporulation protein AC gives MDNQSSSKPAIPVSPEKYQKLTEQYTPKPTVVKNIILAFIVGGIICSIGQIIINFFVSLGLARLEASTAATATMIFLGALLTGLGIYDEIGKFAGAGSIVPVTGFANSIVSPAMEFKREGYVMGVGAKLFTVAGPVLVYGIATSIVVGFAYYLLH, from the coding sequence ATGGATAATCAATCTTCGTCTAAACCTGCTATTCCAGTATCTCCGGAGAAATATCAGAAATTAACAGAACAGTATACCCCTAAGCCTACCGTTGTCAAGAATATAATACTAGCCTTTATTGTAGGAGGAATAATTTGCTCTATAGGGCAAATTATTATAAATTTTTTTGTTTCTCTTGGGTTGGCCCGACTTGAAGCTTCAACTGCCGCAACTGCTACTATGATTTTTCTGGGAGCTTTGTTAACGGGTCTAGGGATTTACGATGAAATTGGTAAATTTGCAGGCGCCGGTTCAATCGTTCCGGTTACAGGATTTGCCAATTCAATTGTCTCGCCTGCCATGGAATTTAAACGCGAAGGTTATGTAATGGGTGTTGGGGCTAAACTGTTTACTGTTGCTGGACCAGTATTAGTGTATGGCATTGCTACCTCAATTGTGGTGGGCTTTGCCTACTACCTTTTACACTGA
- the spoVAD gene encoding stage V sporulation protein AD — MNLKRVGNQTVVFANPPVILSSYSVVGPKEGQGPLGKSFDKVWKDGINGEKSWEIAESRMLQEAMQGAMDQASIQKEQVDFMLAGDLLNQIISSNFAARQMALPFIGLYGACSTMALGLAVGSMLIDGGFAEKILVGVSSHHDTAERQYRLPTEQGSQRALSAQWTVTGAGSVLLSSSGVGPRITSATIGKVIDFAVKDVNNMGAAMAPAVADTILNHFQDIQLQPTDYSLIASGDLGGVGLGLACELLKQSGIDTGTNFTDCGVLIYDDTQDVHAGGSGCGCSSVVFAGDILQRIKAGELNKVMLVGSGALHSPTSALQGESIPGIGHAVVIEK, encoded by the coding sequence ATGAATTTAAAACGCGTAGGAAACCAAACAGTTGTATTTGCTAATCCACCGGTTATTCTATCATCCTATTCAGTGGTAGGTCCTAAGGAAGGACAAGGGCCGCTCGGAAAAAGTTTCGATAAGGTCTGGAAGGACGGAATAAATGGGGAAAAGTCTTGGGAGATTGCCGAAAGCAGAATGCTTCAAGAGGCGATGCAGGGGGCTATGGATCAGGCCTCCATCCAAAAGGAGCAAGTTGATTTTATGCTGGCTGGAGATTTGCTGAATCAGATTATTTCTTCAAATTTTGCAGCTAGGCAAATGGCTTTACCCTTTATTGGGTTGTACGGGGCTTGCTCAACCATGGCTCTCGGGTTGGCTGTTGGAAGCATGTTAATTGATGGTGGATTCGCCGAAAAAATTCTCGTAGGCGTATCGAGTCATCATGACACTGCTGAACGACAATATCGTTTACCAACGGAACAAGGCTCTCAGAGGGCTTTGAGTGCTCAATGGACTGTGACGGGAGCCGGTAGTGTCCTACTCAGCAGCAGTGGTGTTGGGCCGCGAATTACCTCAGCCACCATTGGTAAAGTAATAGACTTTGCCGTAAAAGATGTAAATAATATGGGGGCAGCGATGGCCCCTGCAGTAGCGGATACAATCTTAAACCACTTTCAAGATATTCAACTCCAACCCACCGACTATAGCTTGATCGCCTCAGGGGATCTGGGGGGAGTAGGGTTAGGATTAGCCTGCGAGTTATTAAAGCAGAGCGGTATAGATACCGGCACTAATTTCACAGACTGTGGGGTTTTGATCTATGATGACACCCAGGATGTTCATGCGGGAGGGAGTGGATGTGGCTGTTCTTCAGTAGTATTTGCCGGGGACATTCTGCAGCGGATAAAAGCCGGAGAGTTAAACAAGGTTATGCTTGTTGGCAGTGGTGCTCTTCATAGTCCTACCTCAGCACTACAAGGAGAATCTATTCCAGGCATTGGACATGCTGTTGTTATTGAGAAGTAG
- the spoVAE gene encoding stage V sporulation protein AE — MFDMIIPAFLVGGTICVIGQLLMDLTKPSFTPAHVLVSFVSGGAILGALGLYEPLIKIGGAGASIPLSGFGYSLAKGAMEAVEKRGIMGAFSGGVEATAVGIAAAVFFGYLMSVTFKPKG; from the coding sequence ATGTTTGATATGATTATTCCGGCTTTTTTAGTCGGTGGAACAATTTGTGTTATAGGTCAGCTTCTTATGGATCTTACCAAACCCTCATTTACTCCAGCCCATGTGTTAGTATCTTTTGTCTCTGGAGGAGCAATCTTAGGAGCATTGGGACTATACGAACCCTTAATAAAAATCGGAGGAGCGGGAGCGTCGATTCCTCTGTCTGGTTTTGGTTATTCATTAGCCAAAGGGGCCATGGAAGCAGTTGAGAAACGAGGGATAATGGGAGCTTTCTCCGGGGGAGTTGAAGCAACAGCTGTAGGAATAGCTGCAGCTGTATTTTTCGGTTACTTGATGTCAGTGACCTTTAAACCTAAAGGATAA
- a CDS encoding spore germination protein, whose amino-acid sequence MDNNSSEKNIPVSKNYQENVDYLNRELGVPDCFDIVLREMSIGGKKVAIYSVNGMVNSQVASLIIDALIDLERSDLVVNALEKLVKGRIVNLQVSEAQTMDKVLYFILSGPMAIFVEGQDKAIIVDARSYPARTPQEPDIERVTRGSRDGFTETLVMNTALVRRRLRDPKLRMKLVQVGGRSKTDVCLAYIEDITNLDMVKKIQKDIQGIKIDGIPMAEKSVEEFILGSKFWNPYPRVRYTERPDVAAIHLLEGYVVIIVDTSPSVIIAPSTFWSHVQHAEEYRQEPIVGAYLRWVRFAGIFAALFLLPLWLAAAMNPQLLPEGLQFIGVTEQAKVSLFVQVLLAELGVDLLRLGTIHTPGPLGTALGLIAAFMLGDIAVKVGLFSPEVVMYIAIVSVGTFATPSYELGLANRLSRLFMIITTGFFSYIGFGVGAAAVFFLLWRTKSFGVPYLWPLLPFDAKAMKGILVRSPVTLKNQRPSILKPQDKDRQP is encoded by the coding sequence ATGGACAATAATTCCAGTGAAAAGAATATTCCGGTGAGTAAGAACTATCAAGAAAACGTTGATTATTTAAATCGGGAATTAGGAGTTCCGGATTGTTTTGATATCGTGCTCAGGGAAATGTCCATTGGTGGTAAAAAAGTTGCGATTTATTCTGTTAACGGTATGGTAAATTCGCAGGTAGCCAGCCTAATCATCGATGCTCTAATAGATTTAGAACGCTCTGACCTTGTCGTAAATGCTCTCGAAAAATTAGTTAAGGGACGCATTGTGAATCTACAAGTTTCTGAAGCGCAAACTATGGACAAAGTACTCTATTTCATTTTGTCGGGGCCAATGGCGATCTTTGTCGAGGGACAAGATAAAGCAATTATAGTAGATGCCAGATCATATCCTGCCCGAACCCCTCAGGAACCGGATATCGAGCGTGTGACACGGGGAAGTCGGGATGGATTTACCGAGACTCTTGTCATGAATACCGCTTTAGTACGCCGACGCTTAAGAGATCCTAAACTGCGCATGAAGTTAGTCCAGGTGGGTGGACGATCAAAGACAGATGTTTGTCTGGCCTATATTGAAGACATTACCAACTTAGATATGGTGAAAAAAATTCAAAAAGATATCCAGGGAATCAAAATTGATGGGATTCCTATGGCGGAAAAAAGTGTTGAAGAGTTTATTTTGGGAAGCAAATTCTGGAATCCTTATCCCCGTGTTCGTTATACTGAACGTCCGGATGTGGCAGCTATTCATTTGCTTGAAGGATATGTTGTCATTATAGTTGATACTTCTCCTTCAGTGATTATTGCACCGTCGACTTTTTGGAGCCATGTTCAGCATGCCGAAGAATATCGGCAAGAACCCATAGTAGGGGCATATCTTCGCTGGGTACGATTTGCGGGAATCTTTGCAGCCCTTTTTCTTTTGCCTCTTTGGCTAGCTGCAGCTATGAATCCACAGTTACTGCCTGAAGGGCTTCAGTTTATAGGTGTAACAGAGCAAGCGAAGGTTTCCTTATTCGTTCAAGTCTTACTGGCAGAGCTTGGCGTAGATCTACTCCGCTTAGGTACAATACATACTCCGGGTCCGCTGGGAACGGCTTTGGGTTTGATTGCTGCGTTTATGCTTGGCGATATTGCGGTTAAAGTCGGGCTGTTTTCACCGGAAGTTGTGATGTATATAGCTATAGTGTCTGTGGGAACATTTGCTACGCCCAGCTATGAACTAGGTCTTGCAAATCGCTTATCGCGATTGTTTATGATTATCACCACCGGGTTTTTCAGCTATATTGGCTTTGGGGTTGGAGCCGCCGCGGTATTTTTCCTTTTATGGCGGACAAAATCCTTTGGCGTGCCTTACCTTTGGCCTCTCCTGCCTTTTGATGCAAAAGCAATGAAGGGGATTTTAGTGCGATCGCCTGTTACACTTAAAAATCAACGCCCAAGTATTCTGAAGCCACAAGATAAAGATCGTCAGCCATGA
- a CDS encoding acyl-CoA dehydratase activase-related protein, whose product MRIGFPRALYYFDYFPFWSGFFHSLDIELVISPPTHRKIMDQGLKKASDETCLPLKLLAGHIQALEDVDYIFLPRMVSVEADTYTCPKFLGIPESVLSAVPEGQSVLTVTLNWRNSKRQVLKDLEVLTEQLGKSKAEIRQAFNKGIEWQKKYQNSMGAEWDFEDSLNKIESASWDSTESGMSFAPLGWKERMISKIPLSFDKAEKGHLAVGEKSDRLRIALVGHSYLTHESYANLNLLRKLHEKVDVELVQNLRQADIEGHLTGLRKKIFWSHSKQIYGAGNKYVEDQRVDGIIYLTCFGCGTDSIIQELVSRKAREKHKPYMLITLDEHSGEAGLVTRLEAFLDMVERRRVHEGYVSAYGERLDSDSNAL is encoded by the coding sequence GTGAGAATTGGTTTTCCTCGTGCCTTGTATTATTTTGATTACTTCCCTTTTTGGTCTGGCTTTTTCCATAGTTTAGACATTGAGCTAGTGATATCACCGCCCACTCATCGCAAGATTATGGATCAAGGTCTAAAGAAAGCAAGTGATGAAACTTGTTTGCCGCTTAAACTTTTAGCTGGACATATTCAAGCTTTAGAAGATGTTGACTATATTTTCCTGCCTCGAATGGTTAGTGTTGAAGCAGATACTTACACTTGTCCAAAATTTCTGGGTATTCCGGAAAGCGTGCTTTCGGCAGTTCCTGAGGGCCAGTCAGTTTTAACCGTTACATTGAATTGGCGTAATAGTAAACGTCAGGTTTTAAAGGATCTGGAGGTCTTGACCGAACAATTGGGCAAAAGCAAAGCTGAGATTCGACAGGCTTTTAATAAAGGAATAGAGTGGCAAAAAAAATATCAAAACTCTATGGGGGCAGAGTGGGATTTTGAAGACAGCCTTAATAAAATTGAGTCTGCTTCGTGGGATTCTACTGAAAGTGGTATGTCTTTTGCTCCTCTTGGCTGGAAAGAACGGATGATCTCGAAAATTCCATTGAGCTTCGATAAAGCTGAAAAGGGGCATTTAGCAGTCGGAGAGAAATCAGACCGTTTGAGAATTGCCTTAGTCGGGCATTCCTATTTGACTCACGAATCCTATGCCAACTTAAACCTACTTAGAAAACTTCATGAAAAAGTAGATGTGGAATTAGTCCAAAACCTTCGACAAGCAGATATCGAAGGTCATCTAACCGGGTTAAGAAAGAAAATATTTTGGAGTCACTCTAAGCAAATTTATGGAGCGGGTAATAAATATGTAGAGGATCAGAGGGTCGATGGAATTATTTATCTTACATGTTTTGGTTGTGGAACCGACTCAATAATCCAAGAATTAGTTTCACGAAAAGCACGAGAGAAACATAAGCCCTATATGTTAATTACCCTGGATGAGCACAGTGGCGAGGCTGGCTTGGTTACTCGGCTGGAAGCCTTTTTGGATATGGTCGAAAGGAGGAGGGTCCATGAAGGTTACGTTTCCGCATATGGGGAACGCTTGGATAGTGATTCAAACGCTCTTTGA
- a CDS encoding acyl-CoA dehydratase activase-related protein, whose translation MKVTFPHMGNAWIVIQTLFESLNVEVVVPPFNSKQTLNLGTKLSPESACLPLKLNLGNYIEAANKGADTIVITGGIGPCRFGYYGEVERQILIDSGYNYEVVTLEPPDGSLLGLAKRIRFLAGTKNSWAKILMAMRFAYLKSVALDRVEDLIHAARPRLPDPALTEKLYEKAKENLVQAMTEKGIRDTVSWVQQCIRERQEELDKTDKELNKPLRIGIIGEIYTILDPFSSVGIEEELGRLGVEVDRSIYLSGWVGNHIFRGLAPGYRSIKSYPKHAKPFLPHFVGGHGIETVGAAVKFAREGYDGIIQVFPLSCMPEIVAASVLPKVQDAYKIPIMTLIVDEHTGHAGIQTRLEAYVDMLERARLLQESIQTREGVLSVG comes from the coding sequence ATGAAGGTTACGTTTCCGCATATGGGGAACGCTTGGATAGTGATTCAAACGCTCTTTGAATCACTGAATGTAGAAGTAGTGGTTCCGCCATTTAACAGCAAACAGACTCTGAATTTAGGAACTAAATTATCCCCGGAATCTGCATGCTTGCCTTTGAAATTAAATCTGGGAAACTATATAGAAGCAGCTAATAAAGGGGCTGATACGATTGTAATAACCGGTGGAATTGGACCGTGCAGGTTTGGCTACTATGGGGAAGTTGAACGCCAAATCCTTATTGATTCTGGGTATAACTACGAAGTAGTCACTCTGGAACCACCTGATGGAAGTTTGCTAGGGTTGGCTAAGCGGATTCGTTTTCTGGCTGGGACGAAAAATTCTTGGGCTAAAATCTTAATGGCTATGCGATTTGCTTATTTAAAGAGTGTTGCGTTAGACAGAGTTGAAGATTTGATTCATGCGGCCCGACCGAGGCTTCCTGATCCTGCACTTACAGAAAAGTTATACGAAAAAGCTAAAGAGAACCTTGTCCAGGCTATGACGGAAAAGGGCATTCGAGATACTGTGTCTTGGGTACAACAGTGTATCCGGGAACGTCAAGAGGAGCTGGACAAGACGGATAAAGAGCTTAATAAACCCCTGCGAATAGGCATTATTGGTGAAATCTATACAATACTTGATCCTTTCAGTTCAGTGGGTATTGAAGAAGAATTAGGGCGTTTAGGGGTGGAAGTAGACCGTTCAATTTATCTTTCAGGATGGGTAGGAAACCATATTTTTCGAGGATTAGCACCGGGTTATCGATCAATTAAATCTTATCCTAAACATGCTAAACCATTTTTACCGCATTTTGTCGGGGGGCATGGTATTGAAACAGTAGGGGCAGCAGTTAAATTTGCTCGAGAAGGGTATGATGGAATTATTCAAGTTTTTCCGCTATCGTGCATGCCTGAAATCGTTGCCGCCAGCGTACTGCCCAAAGTACAAGATGCTTATAAAATACCGATTATGACTCTGATTGTAGATGAGCATACTGGGCATGCTGGCATACAAACTCGCTTGGAAGCGTATGTAGACATGCTCGAAAGGGCCCGGCTACTTCAGGAAAGCATTCAAACAAGAGAAGGAGTGTTAAGTGTTGGGTGA
- a CDS encoding acyl-CoA dehydratase activase, whose product MLGDDKYFLGVDVGSVSTNMVLLGQDNTVKESLYLRTQGRPMQIIQEGIRLLRSKIGESAEIIGVGTTGSARQLAATLLGADVIKNEITAHAVAASRVNPQVQTILEIGGQDSKIIILRDGVVSDFAMNTVCAAGTGSFLDQQASRLGIKIEEFGHLALEAKNPVRIAGRCSVFAESDMIHKQQLGHSLSDILAGLCQAMVRNYLNNVGKNKEIRGPIFFQGGVAANPGICKAFEEELGQSIIVPENYNVMGALGAAYLAQEKVGLRQNIQTQFRGLNLGDTQFQATSFDCKGCANRCEVVEITQDGKSLARWGDRCGKWSVVGVPSPGTRGAETKEEQRGA is encoded by the coding sequence GTGTTGGGTGATGATAAATACTTTCTTGGTGTTGACGTTGGATCGGTCAGTACAAATATGGTATTACTGGGGCAGGACAATACCGTGAAAGAATCACTTTATCTAAGAACACAAGGGCGTCCTATGCAAATCATTCAAGAGGGGATTAGACTTCTAAGATCAAAAATAGGAGAGTCAGCAGAAATTATTGGAGTAGGAACAACGGGTAGTGCCCGGCAGCTTGCAGCGACATTATTAGGTGCCGATGTTATTAAGAACGAAATCACTGCCCATGCCGTTGCTGCTTCCCGAGTTAATCCCCAAGTTCAAACAATTCTTGAAATCGGCGGACAGGATTCGAAGATAATTATTCTCAGAGATGGTGTGGTTTCTGATTTTGCGATGAACACGGTTTGTGCAGCAGGTACCGGTTCCTTTCTGGATCAGCAAGCATCACGCTTGGGTATTAAGATTGAAGAGTTTGGACATTTGGCCCTTGAAGCAAAAAATCCTGTTCGTATTGCCGGGCGCTGTTCTGTTTTTGCAGAATCAGATATGATTCATAAACAGCAGTTGGGGCACTCCTTGTCTGATATCCTGGCTGGTCTCTGTCAGGCCATGGTTAGAAACTATCTAAACAATGTCGGCAAAAACAAAGAAATCCGCGGTCCTATTTTTTTTCAAGGGGGTGTGGCTGCTAACCCTGGTATCTGCAAAGCTTTTGAAGAAGAGCTGGGGCAATCCATCATAGTGCCTGAAAATTACAATGTGATGGGTGCCCTAGGTGCAGCATACCTGGCTCAGGAAAAAGTAGGACTGCGGCAGAACATCCAGACTCAATTTCGTGGCTTGAACTTAGGTGATACACAGTTTCAAGCAACAAGCTTTGATTGTAAAGGGTGTGCAAACCGCTGTGAAGTCGTTGAGATTACCCAAGATGGAAAGAGCTTAGCCAGATGGGGAGACCGATGCGGCAAGTGGTCTGTTGTAGGAGTTCCTAGTCCGGGCACTAGAGGAGCAGAAACTAAAGAAGAGCAGCGAGGTGCCTAA
- a CDS encoding LCP family protein produces MKEKKHGLKTLFRVIGAYKNSLLLGFLLGILLVVGDFFAIQQFFGFGRPPLTLAKTELELRRDEKTIPEYNSLKKKNEALLESNNKGENRVRENESDNPDPVSEVTDSDVPNQDHIGNDLDVIIEESIPTINQKQFTVLLVGVDQRPGEKSYSNTDTLLVASINTVKGQISLLSIPRDTQVNIPGYGKEKINAAARLGKGLITTQSLVEEITGQPIDGYVLTNFNGFKKMIDTLGGITVTVEKDMYYVTGDKEDGTINLKKGTQRLNGTQALQYARFRQDALADISRTSRQQVVLKAMVKELKQVKTLPKLPALITQMTKSMETNLSTGQLWSLANILSHFKNPEVISQTLPGNFLIEDEISYWKVDPLKSHAIIRRLLEEGKTTSVFFQ; encoded by the coding sequence ATGAAAGAAAAAAAGCATGGTTTGAAAACACTTTTCCGGGTCATCGGGGCCTACAAAAACTCACTACTTCTCGGATTTCTACTGGGCATACTTCTAGTAGTGGGTGATTTTTTTGCAATTCAACAGTTTTTTGGATTTGGAAGACCTCCTCTTACTTTGGCTAAAACAGAGTTGGAATTGCGAAGGGACGAAAAAACAATACCGGAATATAATAGTTTAAAAAAGAAAAATGAAGCGTTATTAGAGTCTAATAACAAAGGTGAGAATAGGGTTCGTGAAAATGAATCGGATAATCCGGATCCTGTTAGTGAGGTTACCGATTCTGATGTTCCAAATCAAGATCATATCGGTAATGATCTTGATGTAATTATCGAAGAATCTATCCCTACCATTAATCAGAAGCAGTTCACGGTACTTTTAGTTGGGGTTGATCAAAGACCTGGTGAGAAATCATATAGTAACACTGATACTCTTCTGGTAGCCAGTATCAACACGGTAAAAGGCCAAATCTCCTTGCTTTCTATTCCCAGAGACACTCAAGTTAATATTCCTGGCTATGGTAAGGAAAAAATTAATGCAGCAGCTCGTTTAGGGAAGGGACTAATAACCACTCAATCCTTAGTTGAAGAAATCACAGGTCAGCCCATCGATGGGTATGTTTTGACAAATTTCAATGGTTTTAAGAAAATGATTGATACTTTGGGAGGAATCACCGTTACCGTAGAGAAAGATATGTATTATGTTACTGGGGACAAAGAAGATGGAACGATCAACCTTAAAAAAGGAACTCAGCGCTTAAATGGTACACAGGCTTTGCAATATGCCAGGTTTCGCCAAGACGCCTTGGCCGACATCTCAAGAACTTCTCGTCAGCAGGTAGTTCTTAAAGCAATGGTAAAGGAATTGAAACAAGTTAAAACTCTGCCAAAATTACCTGCCTTGATTACTCAAATGACAAAATCCATGGAAACAAATCTTTCAACCGGTCAACTATGGTCGCTAGCCAATATTCTTAGCCACTTTAAAAATCCAGAAGTCATTTCCCAAACATTACCGGGGAATTTTCTCATTGAGGATGAAATTAGTTATTGGAAGGTTGACCCTTTGAAATCCCATGCTATCATCAGACGCCTTTTAGAGGAAGGTAAAACAACCTCTGTATTTTTTCAGTGA
- a CDS encoding PspC domain-containing protein translates to MPERVYRSVRDKMIGGVCGGLADYFRVDVTLVRLIALIALFAGGVGFLAYIAAWIIIPVNPAEHDNFGNYKHDVGDGGKEIISDLKEEARDYGKPENNPRENRSIVAGGVLVVLGVVFLLQRWFPYWFDMSKMWPIFLIIIGIFIIARGGKR, encoded by the coding sequence ATGCCAGAAAGAGTTTACCGGTCGGTACGAGATAAAATGATTGGAGGGGTCTGTGGAGGTCTGGCAGACTATTTCAGAGTCGATGTTACATTAGTCAGGCTCATTGCTCTTATTGCTTTATTTGCCGGAGGAGTAGGGTTCTTAGCCTATATAGCCGCCTGGATAATTATCCCGGTTAATCCTGCTGAGCATGATAACTTCGGTAACTATAAGCATGATGTTGGAGATGGAGGGAAGGAGATTATTTCTGATCTAAAAGAAGAGGCTAGAGATTATGGAAAGCCAGAGAATAACCCACGTGAAAATCGCTCAATAGTTGCAGGGGGAGTTTTGGTTGTTTTAGGAGTCGTTTTTTTGCTGCAACGCTGGTTTCCGTATTGGTTTGATATGAGTAAAATGTGGCCTATATTTCTTATTATTATCGGGATATTTATTATTGCGCGGGGTGGGAAAAGATGA
- a CDS encoding LiaF transmembrane domain-containing protein: MNRVFDNVSRGLLLITLGVIFFLLNYGFLSWRLWAHVIDLWPLILILAGIGLLFNRRIPLAAIFLIFLLSMVGYSIIVGDKLVPERIFNNFQGMYHYRM, encoded by the coding sequence ATGAACAGAGTCTTTGATAACGTAAGCCGAGGGCTGCTTCTAATCACTTTAGGAGTTATCTTTTTCTTACTCAATTATGGTTTCCTATCTTGGAGATTATGGGCTCATGTCATAGACTTGTGGCCACTAATTTTAATTTTGGCGGGAATTGGATTGCTGTTTAACCGCAGAATACCACTTGCTGCCATTTTCCTGATTTTTCTTTTGAGCATGGTTGGATATTCAATAATTGTTGGAGATAAGCTTGTCCCGGAGAGAATTTTTAATAACTTTCAGGGAATGTATCATTATCGTATGTAG